The genomic stretch GTTTTCTGGGAGAAAGAGAAGGCGCAGAGAAGCAATCTTTAAAAGAAAAAGTAAATGAAGTCCTTAAAGAAAGTTTTCGGCCAGAATTTTTAAACAGGATTGATGAGATTATTATTTTCAATTATCTCGGCAGGCCAGAAATTAAGAAAATAGTTGACCTTGAATTAAAAAAAGTTGCCGGGCGTTTAGAACGTAAAAAAATTAAGATTAAAGTTTCAGAAAAAGCAAAAGAGCTTTTGGCAGAACAGGGCTTTGACCCTAATTTAGGAGCCAGACCCTTAAAAAGAGTAATTCAGCGAAAAGTTCTTGACCCCTTATCTTTAAAGATTGTAGCTGGCTTGGTTAAAGAAAGAGAAGAAGTGGTAGTTGATAGCGAAGCTAAAAAAATTATAATTAGAACCCCAGCTGACTTAGTTAAAATTGGCAAGAAAACAGAAAAAGTTTCAGTTTAAATGTCAAAAAATATCCTAAAAATCATTGTTATTTTTGTAATTGGGATGGTCGGGGGGATTTTTGCTGACCAGATTCTCTGGCCTTATTTTGGAGAAGGGTCTTTTTTTTATAATCAACTTGCTAATTTTCCAGTTTCCATTAGTGAAACTAAAAAAATAACAATTCAGGAGAACGTTGCTCTTCAAGAAGCGGTTGAAAAGATTGAAAAAGCAGTGGTTGGAGTGAGGACTAAACTAAAATCAGGGAAAATTTTATCAGGTTCTGGCTTAATTGTTACTTCAGATGGTTTAATAGTTACTTTAGCAGAACTTGTTCCCCGAGGAGAGGATTTTGTTTTTTTTGTTGATGGCAAAACGCCTAATTGGCAGATTTTAAAAAGAGATTCAAAAACAAATTTGGCTTTAATAAAAGTTGAGGAGAAAAATTTAGCCACTGTTGGCTTTGCTGATTTTGATGAACTAAGATTAGGAGAAAGAGTTTTTTTGGTCGGGGTAATCTGGGAAAAAACCGGCCCCCTAAAAATGGTTAACGAAGGAATTGTTAAATTCTTTAGTCAAGATGAAAAAAATGGTTATATTAGAACTAACATCTTTGAAAAAAACACTCTTAGCGGGAGTGCTTTGTTTAATATTAAGGGAGAATTGTTAGGATTAAACACAATTGATTCAGGAGGAAAAGTCACAGCCATCCCAATCAGCAAAATCCGCGATTTCATTGGGTTTTAATAAAGATATTTATCTACCAGGAGGCCGTTTTGGTCATATAGATAAACAGTATCATGGAGTTCGTGGGCAATATTAGTGACTGTATAAACATACCAATAGTTCATTAGGAAATCTTTGTCTTTTGAATATTTTTTAAAGCAGCTGCTATAGCTGAAGTTATCTTTAAGATAAGAGGTGCATTCTGAATCTCTGTCTATTTTGAGGTTATCAGAATAATCCGGGATTTCACATCTTGGAAGGCGGAGGATGAATTCTTGGCAATAGGGATTAAGATGGGAAATTTCTTCTAAACTTGGTTTAGGACAGTAAGTATGAATAGAAGGATAAAATCTGTGGTATGGATCAAGGTAGCCGAAACATTTATTAAGGCAAAAATTTTTATTTCTTCCCAAACGATTTGAGCTGCCAATTAAATATACTCTGCCATATTGTTTGATAATGATATCACGAGGAGTTATGTAGGATTTATATTTTTCTATGGCTTGAGGAATAATAAATTCTTTTTTGCGCGATTTGATGCGCCATTTGGTAATATTGATTTCGTCTCCTTCTCTAAGCCAATAACTCAATGTGATTAAAGAGCGATGGGAATGACTTTTTGCTTGGATTCCTGAAATTTTTACTTTTCCAGAATAAGGAGAGATATTTGTTGTTTTTTCTGTTGTTTCTTCTTTTCTTGGCTCCGGGGCTGGGTTAGGATTTGACCTTTGTTTTATTGGCTCAGAAACCGTTGCCGTAAGGGCATTATTTGTTTTTGAAGAATTTTCTTGAGAAGAATTCTTCTGCAACTGAAAATAGATGGGGAGGTTCCCACTGCTCAAAAATTGGTCAAAAAAAGAATAAGCCACAAGAGCAACAAGAATAATTAAGACAATATAAATTGCTTTCATAATATGCTATTTTACATCATTTTGTATTAAAATCAAGTATGGTAAAACGAAGATATGGAAAAGTTGATTAAAGCAAAAATTAGGGAGATTCCTGATTGGCCCAAAAAAGGAGTTAATTTTAAAGATATTACTCCTTTAATTGAAGATGCTAAAGCTTTTAGAAAAGTTATTAATGAATTAGCTAAACCTTATTTAAATAAGAGAATTGATAAGGTTGTTGGAATTGATGCTCGGGGCTTTATTTTAGCTGCAGCTTTAGCTTACAAATTAAAATCAGGCCTAGCCATTGTCAGAAAAAAGGGAAAGCTTCCCTTAAAAAGAGTTTCTAAAAAATATGCTCTTGAATATGGAAGCAACACTATTGAGATGCATAAAGATACTATTTTAGCTGGAGAAAGAGTTCTCTTAATTGATGATCTTTTAGCTACTGGAGGAACAATGAAAGCAACTATTGATTTAGTTAAAAAACTAAAAGGCAAGATTATTGGAATAGACTTTTTGATTGAGTTGAGTTTTTTAAATGGCAGGAAAAAATTAAAGGGATATAGAATAAGGTCTTTGGTAAAGTATCAATCATAAAAATATTTATGGCAAAACAAAAAAAGCAAATGATCGGGTTAATCGGCGGAACTGGTTTTTATGAGTTTTTTGAAGGAAAAACTAAAGAAATTGAAGTAAGAACAAAGTTTGGCTTGCCCAGTGATAAAATTACCATCGGCAATTTATTTGGCAAAAAAGTTGCTTTTTTGCCTAGGCACGGTAGAAAGCATCAACTTCCTCCCCATAAAATTCCCTATCAAGCCAATATTGCTGCGATGAAGAAACTTGGCGTTGAGAGAATTATTGCCCCCAGTGCCGTGGGTTCTTTAAAAGCAAAGATTAAGCCAGGTGATTTTGTGATTTGTGACCAATTTATTGACCAGACTAAAAAAAGAGAAGATACTTTTTTTGACGGCCCCCAAGTAGCCCATATAGAGATGGCTTATCCCTATTGCCCAGAATCAAGAAAAATTGCTCTGGCCCAGGCAAAAAAATTAAAACTAAAAGCTCATCCTAAAGGAACAGTGGTAGTAATTGAAGGACCGAGATTTTCAACCTTAGCTGATAGCTTGCGCTTTTCTCAAATGGGCGGAGATTTAGTTAATATGACCCAGTATCCAGAAGTGGTTTTAGCTTCAGAACTTGGTATTTGTTATTTGAATATTTCTTTAGTAACAGATTATGATGTGGGAATTTATGCCAAAGGTAGGACAAAGCCGGTTTCAATTGAAGAGGTGTTAGCAAACTTTAAAAAGAATACTGCCAAACTGAAAAAATTAGTATCAGCTATTATAAAAAATATCCCAGAAAGAAGAACTTGTGGCTGTCGTGGTAAAGCTGAGCGGGCTTTAATAGGTTAGAAATGCTGACAGGGTTTTGGGGTAGAATGATATAATAAAATAATAGAATAAATATGATAGACATAGACAACAAGCCAAGAATATATGCCTACGCTATATTTGTAGCAATTATAATGGGAGTATTAGCTGGAACAGGGATTTTAAAGAGTCAAATCCCTCAGATTGGCCAAGAGTTCCTCAAAGTATTGATAAATGGAATTGACAAGTTCTTTGATATTTAATAAGTTTTCCACAGCTTCGAGGCAACTTTAATATTTTTTATTTAAGTTCGAATCCTATCCCCGGAGGGATATAAGACAGCCTATTTTTAAGTGACAACGGATCTCTTTTTCTGACAGGTGATAGAAAATTGTATATGATTAGACTGCGTTAGGTTGACAAACCTTTATGATATTTAGTAAAATAGAATAAGGTTAGTTCTTTAGATTATTAACTTTTTCATTTCGATTCCTCCTTTCGAGGAATGTTGTTTCGCAGCGGACCCGTTGGGGCTTTAAAACCTTTTCGGGTCTTTTTTCTTGGCACTATTTTCATTCAAGGTGGGACACCTCATTTGGAAGGAATGTCCTATCTTAAAAAAGTCCCATGATTTTTATGGGGCGGTTTGTTGCTAAAAGTTTTCCACAGCTTGACTCTCTTGTTTAGTTCTTAAAGAATTGTAAAATAAAGAAATATTAATTGTTGGTTGAAAACATGGATTCTAAGATTTTAAATAAAGGTTTTCTTTTTTTGGTTTTGCTTTTGGTTATTGTTGTTGGAGTTTTTTTCTGGCAGAACCCTGAGGTCACATTTGATAGGATAAAAGCAATGATAGGTCCAAAAATATCGCTTTTCGAAGATTCAGGCCTGGATTTATCTGAAATTAATATTGAGAATTTGGTGGAAAAAGGACCCGCCTTCGCTCCTGACGGAGCTTCAGCGGGCAAGGAAGAAGAAGGATTGGTTGAGGAAGTTCAGGAAGGTCAAGGGGGACCAATTATTATTTTTGAACCTAAATTAGCTGGAATTCAGAAAGAAATTAATGAAATCGCCAAAGAGGTGGAAAGAATAGACCAAGAAGTTAAAAAATTGATGGCTTTAACTGAAATCCAAGAGGGAATTGACGAGATTACCGAGAAAGTGGCAGAATTAAGCCAAGAACTTGATAAATTGACTTAAAATGAACAAAGAAAATCTCATTGAGCTTACTAATAAACTTTATAAACTGACTTTGCTTTTTCCTAAGAAAGAGCCATTGAGGTATAAGATGCGGGAAGTAGCTGATGAGATTTTAGCTAATTTGGTCTCTAATCCAAGCAAAATTAAAAAAAACCTGGAAATTATTAAAAGTTATTTTGAAGTAGCTAGATGGCAGAATTGGGTAAGTTATTTTGATATCTTGGAAATTGAAGAAGAATATGATAAGATAGAGAGTGGTTTTGAACCTGAACTGGCTAAAGTTAACGGAGGACAGTCCTCCGCTAGGATCTTAGATTCCAGAAAAGAAAAGATTTTAGGAATTTTAAAAGAAAAAGAAAAAATTCAAGTCGGCGAGCTTAAAGAATTTTTACCTGATGTATCAAAAAGAACCCTGCGGAGAGACTTTGACCAGTTATTAAAACTGGAGCTGGTTGAAAGAATAGGGGAGAGAAACGACACTTTTTATAAATTAAAGTAGGACATAGATGTCCTACCCAAAGTTATTTTTGTCCTACTCTAAAATGAACAATCCAAGGAAAATTTTTAGTCAAATATACGATGATTGTATAGATAAAATCTATCGTTTTATCTTTTTTAAGGTAAATTCTCAAGAAATTGCTCAAGATTTGTGTTCAGAAACCTTTTTACGGGGTTGGCAGTCCTTTAAAGATAATAAAAAGAAAATTGAGAATCCTCAGGCCTTTTTGTATCAAATTGCCCGTAATTTAGTGATTGACCATTATCGAGACAAGGGTAGGACACAGACAGTTTCAGCAGATTGTGTTCCAATTATTGACCCTGGGGAAGATTTAGAAGAACAAGCTTTATCAAGGTCAGACCTTGATACAATTAAGTCAGCTTTAACTGGACTTAAAGATGAGTATCAAGAAGTAGTTATTTGGCACTACATAGACGATTTATCAATACCTGAAATATCAAAAATACTTAATAAGTCAGAAGGAGCGGTCAGAGTAATGCTCCATCGGGCTTTAAAATCCCTTAAAAATAAGGTTGAAAATGGATAACCGATAGGCATAACCGATAGGTGTAACATTTTAGCTTTAAATCCGTCTTATTATAGTATGGCTAAATTCACTGAAAAACAGCTTATTAGCAAACTTCAAGAACTTCAACAGATTAAACCCAGACAGGACTGGGTTGTTTTTACTAAAGAACAGGTCTTGGGAGAGGAAAAACCAGTTTCTGGTTTTTCTTTTATTTCCTTTATTAGAGAGATTCAGAGAGGAGAAAGGTTTATTTTTCAGCACAAACCAGCTTTTGCCACCTTGCTTGTCCTGGCGATTTTGTTTGGGCTTTTTGGTTTTGCCCAAAATTCAGTGCCTGGCGACACTCTTTTTTCTATAAAAAAGATTGCCGAAAAAGGCCAGGTAGTTTTTATTTCTGAAAAGGACCAACCAAAGCATGATCTTGAACTGGCGAATAAGCGCTTGGATGACTTAACCAAGATTGCTCAGGAAAATGAAGTAAAGAATTTAGCCCCAGCAATTAATGAATATCAGGAAAGTGCTTCCAAAGCAGCGGAGAGTTTGGCTAAAATGGAGTCTAAAGATCCTGAAATAGTAAAAGAAATTGTTGAACAAACTCAAAAATTAGAAGAAAGTAAGCAAATATTAATAGAAGTATATGGAGTAGCAGGATTAGAAAAAGAACAAGCAAATCTAACTAAAATAGTGATAGAATGGTTAATTGAAGATTTAGAAAATAGCAGTTTAACCGAAGAGCAAGAGGAAGTTTTAGCTGAAGTAAAAGAAGATTATGAGGCAGAGAATTATTCTGATGCCTTGGAGAAAATTTTACTTCAAATCAACAATAATTAAAAATTAAAGAAGTCGTTAATCTTGGTTTTTTGAGTAGTTGGCGCCCTCACTACCAATTTCATTAGTGTGAGGGCAAGCCCACGTGGGGTTCCCCCATAGGAGGGATGCCAAAAGAAAATTTTTATACCCAAAAGACCGAGACCTCAGGGGTCGATAACGACAAATGAATTATTAACTAATTAAATTGATAGAAAACAAAATTATGAAAAAGAAAATAATTGCGATGATTACTGGATTAGCGATGGTTGCTATGATTGTTCCTTCTTCAGCTCAAGCAATAACGGTAAGCGAACTGTTAGCGCTTATAGCTGCAGCTACTAGTTTAGAAGATTTGCAAGCTAGCATAGCTGCCCTTGAGGATGGAGGAGGTGTAGGTGTTACTTGCACCTTTACTAGGGCTCTTGCTCCGGGATCAACTGGCGCGGATGTTAAGTGTTTACAGCAATATCTAAATGACGCTGGCTACACTGTAGCTGCTAGTGGTGCCGGTTCTGCCGGCAATGAGACCCAATATTATGGTTCTCTTACCAAAGCTGCCGTAGGAGCCTGGCAGGACGGCAATGGCGTTGCCTATGGGGCATATAAGGGTTATTTTGGCCCTATTTCCCAGGCAAAATACGACGCGTTAGCTGCAGCCGGTGAAGAGGAAGAGGAAGAAGAGGAGGAAGAGGAAGAAGGTAATCTCACAGCCACAATATACGCTACCCCTGCTAGTGGTATAGACATATATGTTGATACAACCGACAATTCTGTTATTGCTGCTAAAGTTAAAGCTACTGACTCTGATGTTACTCTTCAACGTCTTGACCTCCGCTTTGACACCAGACCTTGGAGATACGTCACTGGGCTTTCTGTCTATGCAGACGGTACGCTTATCAAGAGCATTGATGTAACTGAAGAAGACTGCTCAGAAGTTACTGTTGGTTCAGCATATGATGTCCGTATTTCTGGTCTAGGTATTGATATTGCCGAAGATACCTACAAGATTATTACTGTGAAGGCTGATACTATTTCTGCCTTATACACTTCTACTGAGATAGATGACGGCAAGGCAATAGTCGTTAGTTTTCAATCCAATGCTTTCCGAGGTGTAGACGAAGCTGCTATAGACCAGTATTCTCCGAGTTCCGCGCTTAGCACGAGAACCTTTACTATTAACGCTACTGTAACAGGTGAAATCGAGGTTTCAGCAGCTGCTGACAATCCAGATGTAGCTCCGTTCATATATAGCTCAACCGCTGCTAGCGAGAATGTTCCCGTTATGAGAGTTAATCTTAAAGCAAAAACCGCTGATGTTATTGTTAGGAGTATGGTGGTTGCACCAACTGCCAGTGGTACTGATACTAATGTTTTCACTACTGCTAAACTTTATGATGGCGATACAATATTAGCCAGCACCAGCACCGGTGATGCAGTTTCAACCACTTTTGCAGACATTGACCTTACTATTCCTAAAAACAGCACCAAAACCTTAACAGTGAAGTTAGATGTTAAGAAACAAGCAGCTGGTACTAATCCTGAAGGGGCTTATGCCAGTTGTAGTTTGGAAGCTAATACAAATGGTGTTAACGCTGAGACTGCTGGTACCTTTGTTGCTGCCACTATTACCGGTTCAACTGTTGATGCCGGAGGTATTTATCTCTATTTGAAAGCTCCGACAATTGCTTTGAGTAGTAGTTCCATTGGACCGATAAGATCTCCTGGTACTTCATATGCCAGCAATAATTCTCAGGCTCCTGCGGAAATTAAGCTGAATGTTACAGCTAATGGCGGTGATATTTACGTCAGGACATATAGTTCTACTGCGGCAAGCAGTGGTATTGTAGCAGGTACAACTACTAATACTGGCAGTGTCCAACTTACCCAAGGGGTCTTTAGTAGCGGTGCTGACTTAAAGAGCTATTCCTGGAAAATCGTTAATGGTGAAACCGAAACATTTACAGTTACTGGTGTTCTTGATAATCTCTCTAGTAGTAGTATTTCAAACGCTGCTATGAATTTAACGAATGTAAAGTGGGCGACCACCGATGCCGAGCTTGATTCTCTTTACACTACTCAGACTTGGGGTTTGGCCAAGCTTAAGACAGATCCGATACAGCTTATGACAAAGAATTAATCTAATTTTAGTTTCTTGACAGAACTTAAGAATCAGAAACTCCGACCCCTCCTTGTGGGG from Patescibacteria group bacterium encodes the following:
- a CDS encoding trypsin-like peptidase domain-containing protein, whose amino-acid sequence is MSKNILKIIVIFVIGMVGGIFADQILWPYFGEGSFFYNQLANFPVSISETKKITIQENVALQEAVEKIEKAVVGVRTKLKSGKILSGSGLIVTSDGLIVTLAELVPRGEDFVFFVDGKTPNWQILKRDSKTNLALIKVEEKNLATVGFADFDELRLGERVFLVGVIWEKTGPLKMVNEGIVKFFSQDEKNGYIRTNIFEKNTLSGSALFNIKGELLGLNTIDSGGKVTAIPISKIRDFIGF
- a CDS encoding adenine phosphoribosyltransferase, which codes for MEKLIKAKIREIPDWPKKGVNFKDITPLIEDAKAFRKVINELAKPYLNKRIDKVVGIDARGFILAAALAYKLKSGLAIVRKKGKLPLKRVSKKYALEYGSNTIEMHKDTILAGERVLLIDDLLATGGTMKATIDLVKKLKGKIIGIDFLIELSFLNGRKKLKGYRIRSLVKYQS
- a CDS encoding S-methyl-5'-thioadenosine phosphorylase, with translation MAKQKKQMIGLIGGTGFYEFFEGKTKEIEVRTKFGLPSDKITIGNLFGKKVAFLPRHGRKHQLPPHKIPYQANIAAMKKLGVERIIAPSAVGSLKAKIKPGDFVICDQFIDQTKKREDTFFDGPQVAHIEMAYPYCPESRKIALAQAKKLKLKAHPKGTVVVIEGPRFSTLADSLRFSQMGGDLVNMTQYPEVVLASELGICYLNISLVTDYDVGIYAKGRTKPVSIEEVLANFKKNTAKLKKLVSAIIKNIPERRTCGCRGKAERALIG
- a CDS encoding DeoR family transcriptional regulator, which translates into the protein MLDSRKEKILGILKEKEKIQVGELKEFLPDVSKRTLRRDFDQLLKLELVERIGERNDTFYKLK
- a CDS encoding RNA polymerase sigma factor: MNNPRKIFSQIYDDCIDKIYRFIFFKVNSQEIAQDLCSETFLRGWQSFKDNKKKIENPQAFLYQIARNLVIDHYRDKGRTQTVSADCVPIIDPGEDLEEQALSRSDLDTIKSALTGLKDEYQEVVIWHYIDDLSIPEISKILNKSEGAVRVMLHRALKSLKNKVENG
- a CDS encoding peptidoglycan-binding protein, giving the protein MKKKIIAMITGLAMVAMIVPSSAQAITVSELLALIAAATSLEDLQASIAALEDGGGVGVTCTFTRALAPGSTGADVKCLQQYLNDAGYTVAASGAGSAGNETQYYGSLTKAAVGAWQDGNGVAYGAYKGYFGPISQAKYDALAAAGEEEEEEEEEEEEGNLTATIYATPASGIDIYVDTTDNSVIAAKVKATDSDVTLQRLDLRFDTRPWRYVTGLSVYADGTLIKSIDVTEEDCSEVTVGSAYDVRISGLGIDIAEDTYKIITVKADTISALYTSTEIDDGKAIVVSFQSNAFRGVDEAAIDQYSPSSALSTRTFTINATVTGEIEVSAAADNPDVAPFIYSSTAASENVPVMRVNLKAKTADVIVRSMVVAPTASGTDTNVFTTAKLYDGDTILASTSTGDAVSTTFADIDLTIPKNSTKTLTVKLDVKKQAAGTNPEGAYASCSLEANTNGVNAETAGTFVAATITGSTVDAGGIYLYLKAPTIALSSSSIGPIRSPGTSYASNNSQAPAEIKLNVTANGGDIYVRTYSSTAASSGIVAGTTTNTGSVQLTQGVFSSGADLKSYSWKIVNGETETFTVTGVLDNLSSSSISNAAMNLTNVKWATTDAELDSLYTTQTWGLAKLKTDPIQLMTKN